The segment ttatctgataaaagtaataatatacttatttaaatatatatttaacaagacAAAAAGTGCACATTAAGTAATAATCATGCAATAACCAGGGAAGAAACTATCAAACTAAGACGATacccttttaaaatatatcacttATTATAAAGTCAATCCCATGTGTTAGTTTAATTTCAGTATTTAACTGGCAGAATCTGAGGCTTTTAGTcagcatttttgttttgtagtaatacatataattaattttatataaaaatggaaattcttGAATGATCTATAGCAAATTCTATAATAATGGGTACCCTTAATGACAGCCATTTAcgagaaaatattcaattttgttttgtttcaacgGTTTTTAATATAGAGTAGAAACACAAATAGATTTGGAATTTTCTATTCAAGTAGGATTTTTAAACACATttgataattcaaatatattttttcgttagTCAATAACTGAAGTATCAAAACagtatttgatgatttttcaagccttttctacaaataaataatatatttactacataGAGCAgctgatatattttctttttttttatatttatttctatccagcaaaaaaaaaatatatttagctatcACTTTTTATTCTTTCCCAGAAAGAGGATTCaagatagaaaaacaaaatgaattgtCAACAGCGTTAGCtcaatcaaattcatttttcaccAATGAAAGAAAGGAAAACCTCTTAAATTGATTTGCAGTTTTTCCTCATATAGggtaaagaaaagaagaaaaagaatgaaacTGCTGTAGGGAAGACAAGAGTAGGTTGTCACATGAGAAGTTGAGAAActagaggaagaaaaatattttctcagatTTTCGGggattaattaatgaaaatcaattaatttttggtaaaagaaaattatctgAGATTGTTTTGGGATCCTTGAACTTAAGACTACGCGAaccttcatacatatatatatatatataatactaatagAATATTTTACTACACTCCAAGTATTTAGTAGGAATAATAATCGGGGCATATGAAAGAAAAGGTTGCTCCTATTTGATATGAAGGTTCACATTTTTTTGCTCAACCACGACATAGTAATTTGTATTGAGACTTGAGAGGAGTTgttcaataaatgaaatactaaATGTAACCTGTTTTGGTCTTCCCTATATTTTTATGGTGTGCGTGTGTTGttatatttgtttacattttttctagTTGAAGCTATCAGCGTGAATGATCTCAATAgcactctctctctctgtcttttTCTTTATACACCTCCATTTGTgtcactttatatttttctctctttcttttggTTTCTTATCACTTCATTACCTTGTTGTCTAAGAAGTGAAACGCGCCTGTAAACTTGAGGAGATCATAGTCGtagagttatatttttatcatggCAGATGTCGCTTTTTGATACCAACACAGATTTGTATCTTTGTCCCcaaagaatattatataatcatttcatttaaatCGATTCAAATTACGGTgttcttatataattatgagtaatataattgatggcatttgaatattataatatatcacaGAATCATTATATTCCTTAGCCTAAAATTACAcatttcaataaatactttatgattccaccattaatatattgatcttTCACGGAATATACAATGACTTGATTATTCTCATCCCAAGTATTCTAAatctttcattcaaaattaatcatctcattttttgttgcgaattgtacaatttgcaacttgtatacaacatataaattctatgatttttttcttatactgcATGTTAGTTTTACTTTTCTTATCATAGTTTACCTTGTACATAAGGTTAAAAGGGTAAATTCATAGAGGATGCGTACTTAGTTATGGTCTAtggacattattttttatgataaattccTACTGGTCAAGATTATGGTCTTTGTGCAtatatacaactataatatttgtcTTATTTGTTGAATAGAATCTTCCTTTCCTCCATATCTTACTCAAGAACATATTTTAGGAATTTCAAATACTACTCTAAAATGGAAGAGTTGATTGCAATACCACAATCTAGACGTTGAAATAAAACTACAACTATGACAAATATTGTAGGTGTATTAGCTTTTGTATTCAGGCCTCCAGGTTATGTGATTAAGGCTTGTGATGGTACTACTATTAGAGCTCATTATTGAAGATTCAGGGTCTAGcggataaaaaaagtatgaataggACCCGTACCTTGTACAAATATGGATCACGTGGTGCTTGTTTTCTCTAGTTTGTACACAGCCTGCAGCTTCAccttgttgtatttttatatatataaattaaattgttctcGTATCTTTGCATTAGAAGGGAATTCCTGGAGCAgctcttttttcaaaatgtcggAAGAATCCCTTTTGAAAGATGGTGAATTAGACTATGAGGCGGAAgaggaagaggaggaggaggaaggaGAGTCCGTGTCAGTCGTAGGAGCAGCACCGGAAGAGGACGCATCAGTGGTTTCCACTCCTCCCGTCCCAGAGGTAGAATCCCTGGAGGATGAGGAGGAGAAGAAGGAGGAAGCGGAGGTTGTGCTCAAGGATGTATTCCGGGTAGAAGATGCGCAGGAGATCTCtgaagaagaggaggaggaggatgCAAAGGTCGTTGCTAGTGAGggagaggaggaggaggaggaagaagaagaagaggaggaggaggaggaggaactAGAGGAAGGGGAACTCTCTGACGAGGACGAAGAGTCTCGCAAGGAGCGTCTGAAACCTCAGGTAGGATTTGATTGATTTGATTGAAGCAAGActgaaatttgatttctttgCAGCCCGTGTGCCGGTTTTACTCCAAAGGTCAATGCACTTGGGGGTCGAGTTGTCGATTTTCTCATCCCGGAGTGCTGGACAAAGGCAACTACTCCATGTTTGCGCCCCCCAAACCTATTCTCCCGGACGAGATGGAGAGCGAAAAGGCCAAGACTCCTTCAAGCAGCAAGGAAGTGGGTGAGAAGGAGGCTGCCACTCCCCCTGTTCGGCGTCCCGAAACAGCATGGGAGAGAGGACTCCGACAAGCGAGGGAAATGAGGGAGAAATCCCGAGTTCGTAAAGAGACAGATGCTGAATACGAGGAGAAACGTTCCAACATGAGTCTGACACAGGCAGAGTTAGACAAAGAAAACGATTATTATGCTAGACCCGCTTCTCCCCTAGTATATCATCATCCGGATGAAGAAGATGCCCCGCCCATGGATGAAGAGTTCTATCCCAGGAGGGAGTATCTTCCTTCTTCCAAACATCGATCTCAGGCTCCAACAACACCTCCACCTCCCTCACGGCGATCAAAAAGAAGATCCCCTTCTAGGCGAAGATCATTTCGTAGTGATGAATGGGCTGACCCATGGATGCGAAGCTCAGATCACAAGGATTCACGCGCAACCGGCTCCAGAAGAAGAAGTTACTCCTCCGGATCATCCTCTTCGAGTTCTTCAGATGACTCGAGTCCAAGAAGGAGACgacgaagaagaagaagagcttCTTCCTCTGATTCTTCTCGATCTTCATCACCTCTGGATATACCTAGGCGTAAAGGACCGCGCAGTCCACCACCTCCCTCACGGAGACATCATAATAACACCAAAGCGAATATTTCGGTGACATCGACCACAAATCGAGCTAAACCTTCTGCTCCCTTATATAAGCGTCTAGGCACTATGAGTGGTTCTGTAACCTCTCCGAAAAGGCGAGTTAAAAAAGAACCTGATGATCGACCTCGTGTCCGTGCTCGGTCCTCTTCATCTTCTTCAAGTGAATCAGATATCCGCAAGTCGCCACCTCCCAAGCCATCCATTCCTACACCAATAAAGGAAAAACCTTTGATAGTTTCAGCTCCTGTTCAGCCTCAACCGAAACTACCTCCCCCACCAGCGCAGCCCCAACCCCCTCCTCCTCCTAAACAACAGATAAAAATGACCCTAAAAACCTCTAACTCTACCAAACCTGTCAATAAAACAGTACTTGAGAAACTTGGCATGGATCATGACGATGATGATTCATTCGCTCCCAAAAAGGATCAAGTACCTGTTTTGTCGGAAGAAGATGCACAGCCAGTGAT is part of the Lepeophtheirus salmonis chromosome 7, UVic_Lsal_1.4, whole genome shotgun sequence genome and harbors:
- the LOC121121394 gene encoding uncharacterized protein, with amino-acid sequence MDHVVLVFSSLYTACSFTLLYFYIYKLNCSRIFALEGNSWSSSFFKMSEESLLKDGELDYEAEEEEEEEEGESVSVVGAAPEEDASVVSTPPVPEVESLEDEEEKKEEAEVVLKDVFRVEDAQEISEEEEEEDAKVVASEGEEEEEEEEEEEEEEEELEEGELSDEDEESRKERLKPQPVCRFYSKGQCTWGSSCRFSHPGVLDKGNYSMFAPPKPILPDEMESEKAKTPSSSKEVGEKEAATPPVRRPETAWERGLRQAREMREKSRVRKETDAEYEEKRSNMSLTQAELDKENDYYARPASPLVYHHPDEEDAPPMDEEFYPRREYLPSSKHRSQAPTTPPPPSRRSKRRSPSRRRSFRSDEWADPWMRSSDHKDSRATGSRRRSYSSGSSSSSSSDDSSPRRRRRRRRRASSSDSSRSSSPLDIPRRKGPRSPPPPSRRHHNNTKANISVTSTTNRAKPSAPLYKRLGTMSGSVTSPKRRVKKEPDDRPRVRARSSSSSSSESDIRKSPPPKPSIPTPIKEKPLIVSAPVQPQPKLPPPPAQPQPPPPPKQQIKMTLKTSNSTKPVNKTVLEKLGMDHDDDDSFAPKKDQVPVLSEEDAQPVIKKRKLITIDGIGKEKIRKLSSSSKSDKKKEKKTAADRREELLKQLKAVENAIAKKRTKINTT